One genomic segment of Salmo trutta chromosome 8, fSalTru1.1, whole genome shotgun sequence includes these proteins:
- the LOC115198984 gene encoding myogenic factor 5, with product MDVFSPSQIFYDSACASSPEDLDFGPGELDGSEEDEHVRVPGTPHQAGHCLQWACKACKRKSSTVDRRRAATMRERRRLKKVNHGFEALRRCTSANPSQRLPKVEILRNAIQYIESLQELLHEHVENYYGLPGESSSEPGSPSSSCSDSMVDCNIPVVWPQMNTSYGNNYSYTKNVSFGERGAGASSLACLSSIVDRLSSVDASAPAGLRDMLTFSPSSTDSQPCTPESPGTRPVYHVL from the exons ATGGATGTCTTCTCCCCATCCCAGATTTTCTATGACAGCGCCTGTGCCTCCTCGCCAGAGGACCTGGACTTCGGCCCCGGGGAACTGGATGGCTCAGAGGAGGACGAGCACGTCCGGGTCCCTGGGACTCCTCACCAGGCGGGTCACTGCCTTCAGTGGGCCTGCAAGGCCTGCAAGCGTAAGTCCAGCACAGTGGACCGGCGGCGGGCTGCCACCATGAGGGAACGACGCCGGCTGAAAAAGGTGAACCACGGCTTCGAGGCTCTGAGGCGCTGCACCTCAGCCAACCCCAGCCAGAGGCTGCCTAAGGTGGAGATCCTGCGCAATGCCATCCAGTACATCGAGAGCCTCCAGGAGCTGCTCCATGAGCATGTGGAGAACTACTACGGCCTTCCTGGGGAGAGCAGCTCAGAGCCTGGGAGCCCCTCGTCCAGCTGCTCCGACAGCATG GTTGACTGTAACATTCCTGTTGTGTGGCCTCAGATGAACACAAGCTATGGCAACAACTACAGTTATACTAAGAATG TGAGCTTTGGAGAGAGAGGTGCTGGTGCCTCCAGCCTGGCCTGCCTGTCTAGCATAGTAGATCGCCTCTCCTCGGTGGATGCCAGTGCCCCAGCAGGCCTCAGAGATATGCTTACCTTCTCGCCCTCCAGCACCGACTCCCAGCCTTGCACTCCAGAAAGCCCCGGGACCAGACCTGTGTACCACGTGTTGTGA
- the LOC115198985 gene encoding protein lin-7 homolog A isoform X1: MATEVQPLTLDRDVARAIELLEKLQESGDVPGHKLQSLKLVLQSEFCTAIREVYQYMHETITVNGCPEYQARATAKATVAAFAASEGHSHPRVVELPKTEEGLGFNVMGGKEQNSPIYISRIIPGGLAERHGGLKRGDQLLSVNGVSVEGEHHEKAVELLKAAKDSVKLVVRYTPKVLEEMEARFEKLRTARRRQQQQLLMQAQQQQNLSTQQNHMSLFQKKK; the protein is encoded by the exons atgtGGCCAGGGCGATTGAGCTGCTGGAGAAGCTACAGGAGTCCGGGGACGTCCCGGGTCACAAGCTGCAGTCCCTGAAGTTGGTGTTGCAGAGTGAGTTCTGCACAGCCATTAGAGAG GTGTACCAGTACATGCATGAAACAATCACAGTCAATGGCTGTCCGGAGTACCAGGCACGGGCTACAGCGAAG gccACAGTTGCAGCCTTTGCGGCCAGCGAGGGTCACTCCCACCCCCGAGTGGTAGAGCTGCCCAAGACGGAGGAGGGGCTGGGCTTCAACGTGATGGGCGGCAAGGAGCAGAACTCTCCCATCTATATCTCCCGCATCATCCCAGGGGGCTTGGCTGAGAGGCACGGGGGCCTGAAGCGAGGGGACCAGCTCCTGTCTGTCAATGGTGTG AGCGTAGAGGGGGAGCACCACGAGAAGGCGGTGGAGCTTCTGAAGGCAGCCAAGGACAGTGTGAAGCTGGTGGTACGCTACACGCCCAAGGTCCTGGAGGAGATGGAGGCACGCTTCGAGAAGCTCCGCACGGCCCGCCGCCGCCAGCAGCAACAGCTCCTCATGCAGGCTCAGCAGCAGCAGAACCTCTCTACCCAGCAGAACCATATGTC GCTGTTCCAAAAGAAGAAGTGA
- the LOC115198983 gene encoding myogenic factor 6, whose protein sequence is MVELFETNTYFFNDLRYLEGDHGPLQHLDMAGVSPLYHGNDSPLSPGGDPSETGCDSSGEEHVLAHPGLQPHCEGQCLIWACKVCKRKSAPTDRRKAATLRERRRLKKINEAFDALKKKTVPNPNQRLPKVEILRSAINYIEQLQDLLHTLDEQEKTPQNGSYNYNVKEHHASNKDYHWKKNCQNWQTSADHSNAPMTNQREGFTESSASTSLLRLSSIVDSISSEEKPTCNEEVSEK, encoded by the exons ATGGTGGAACTTTTTGAGACCAACACTTATTTCTTCAACGACCTGCGCTATCTCGAGGGAGATCATGGACCATTGCAGCACTTGGACATGGCGGGGGTGTCCCCTTTGTACCACGGGAATGACAGCCCGTTGTCACCTGGGGGTGACCCGTCCGAGACTGGATGTGACAGCAGCGGAGAGGAGCATGTCCTCGCACACCCGGGGCTTCAGCCGCACTGCGAGGGACAATGCCTCATCTGGGCTTGTAAGGTTTGTAAAAGAAAGTCTGCACCGACCGACAGGCGCAAAGCGGCCACTCTCAGGGAAAGAAGGCGGCTCAAGAAGATCAATGAAGCATTCGATGCGTTGAAGAAAAAGACCGTGCCCAATCCGAACCAGCGGCTGCCCAAAGTGGAGATTTTACGCAGCGCCATAAACTACATCGAGCAATTGCAGGACCTGTTGCATACACTGGATGAGCAAGAAAAAACGCCCCAAAATGGGTCATATAACTATAACGTAAAAGAACACCAT GCGTCCAATAAGGACTACCATTGGAAGAAGAACTGTCAAAACTGGCAGACCTCAGCTGATCATTCCAATGCACCAATGACGAATCAGAGAGAAG GCTTCACGGAGTCTTCAGCGTCCACCAGCCTTCTTCGCCTGTCATCAATCGTTGACAGCATCTCAAGTGAAGAGAAACCGACTTGCAACGAAGAAGTCTCAGAAAAATAA
- the LOC115198985 gene encoding protein lin-7 homolog A isoform X2, translating into MATEVQPLTLDRDVARAIELLEKLQESGDVPGHKLQSLKLVLQSEFCTAIREVYQYMHETITVNGCPEYQARATAKATVAAFAASEGHSHPRVVELPKTEEGLGFNVMGGKEQNSPIYISRIIPGGLAERHGGLKRGDQLLSVNGVSVEGEHHEKAVELLKAAKDSVKLVVRYTPKVLEEMEARFEKLRTARRRQQQQLLMQAQQQQNLSTQQNHMS; encoded by the exons atgtGGCCAGGGCGATTGAGCTGCTGGAGAAGCTACAGGAGTCCGGGGACGTCCCGGGTCACAAGCTGCAGTCCCTGAAGTTGGTGTTGCAGAGTGAGTTCTGCACAGCCATTAGAGAG GTGTACCAGTACATGCATGAAACAATCACAGTCAATGGCTGTCCGGAGTACCAGGCACGGGCTACAGCGAAG gccACAGTTGCAGCCTTTGCGGCCAGCGAGGGTCACTCCCACCCCCGAGTGGTAGAGCTGCCCAAGACGGAGGAGGGGCTGGGCTTCAACGTGATGGGCGGCAAGGAGCAGAACTCTCCCATCTATATCTCCCGCATCATCCCAGGGGGCTTGGCTGAGAGGCACGGGGGCCTGAAGCGAGGGGACCAGCTCCTGTCTGTCAATGGTGTG AGCGTAGAGGGGGAGCACCACGAGAAGGCGGTGGAGCTTCTGAAGGCAGCCAAGGACAGTGTGAAGCTGGTGGTACGCTACACGCCCAAGGTCCTGGAGGAGATGGAGGCACGCTTCGAGAAGCTCCGCACGGCCCGCCGCCGCCAGCAGCAACAGCTCCTCATGCAGGCTCAGCAGCAGCAGAACCTCTCTACCCAGCAGAACCATATGTCGTAG